Proteins encoded by one window of Kribbella flavida DSM 17836:
- a CDS encoding esterase family protein gives MEREQVELDAPGLDRPGTVIRYGHYGRPVLVFPSEQGRAWDYENNGMVGAVADLIEAGRVKLYCVDSFDHLSWSDRSIPLEERARRHGGYESWILDQVVPAIGRDTPGAADIITTGCSLGAFHALNFALKRADLFPIAICQSGNYDASSWHAWGERGDATYFSNPADYLPNLDGDHLEWLRHRVFLLLTVGQGDWETHPTGSLPSARATSALLASKGIPHELDLWGHDVAHDWPWWRKQLAHHLPRFT, from the coding sequence GTGGAACGTGAACAAGTCGAGCTGGACGCGCCGGGACTCGACCGGCCCGGCACGGTGATCCGCTACGGGCACTACGGGCGCCCGGTGCTGGTCTTCCCCAGCGAGCAGGGCCGGGCCTGGGACTACGAGAACAACGGCATGGTCGGCGCGGTCGCGGACCTGATCGAGGCCGGCCGGGTCAAGCTGTACTGCGTCGACTCCTTCGACCACCTCAGCTGGTCCGACCGCAGCATCCCGCTGGAGGAACGCGCCCGCCGCCACGGCGGGTACGAGTCGTGGATCCTCGACCAGGTGGTGCCGGCGATCGGCCGCGACACCCCGGGCGCCGCCGACATCATCACCACCGGGTGCAGCCTGGGCGCCTTCCACGCTTTGAACTTCGCGCTGAAGCGGGCCGACCTGTTCCCGATCGCGATCTGTCAGTCCGGCAACTACGACGCGTCCAGCTGGCACGCCTGGGGCGAGCGCGGCGACGCGACGTACTTCAGCAACCCGGCCGACTACCTGCCGAACCTGGACGGCGACCACCTGGAGTGGTTGCGCCATCGCGTCTTCCTGCTGCTCACCGTCGGTCAGGGCGACTGGGAGACCCACCCGACCGGCTCGCTGCCGTCGGCCCGGGCCACCTCGGCCCTGCTGGCGTCCAAGGGGATCCCGCACGAGCTGGACCTGTGGGGGCACGACGTGGCCCACGACTGGCCCTGGTGGCGCAAGCAGCTCGCCCACCACCTGCCCCGCTTCACCTGA